In Afipia sp. GAS231, a single window of DNA contains:
- a CDS encoding PepSY domain-containing protein, translating into MRRRIIRRLRRWLYVVHRWIGIGTCLLFAMWFMSGVVMMYVAFPQLTDAERWAALPSIAWDKVQVSPDRAMAAAGLARYPRDLRLAMLNEEPVYRLLGWDGERKTISAVDGRAVDHIAPEQALAVARHHPNAVRPELKATVERDQWSVTARFDPLRPFYLVSLGDPDGTELYISSRHGEIALDTTQTERVWNWLGSIPHWIYPTVLRKDGATWRLVVLWISGICMVTAVTGFWIGILRMRLRRRYASGAVTPYRGWMAWHHIAGLIGGVFVLTWMFSGWLSLNPGDWFAGRGTAREAAVRFGGSDGPHMPAEFLSKPPFGEPRPAAVEARFVWLGGKPLVVLTGRDGGHRTLDPATGNPAPLSEERIFEAAHRLMPNAALTMRQRLEAPDAYWYSHHQQRVMPVLRAGFDDDAHTWFHIDPTTGDILGRTDDSRRTYRWLFNALHSFDFALLIQYRPAWDVVVWLLSLFGLIVSVSGVVIGWRRLRH; encoded by the coding sequence ATGCGGCGCCGGATCATACGGCGGCTGCGCCGATGGCTCTATGTGGTCCATCGCTGGATCGGCATCGGCACCTGCTTGCTGTTCGCGATGTGGTTCATGTCAGGCGTCGTCATGATGTACGTAGCGTTTCCGCAACTCACCGACGCCGAACGATGGGCGGCGTTGCCGTCGATTGCGTGGGACAAGGTGCAGGTGAGCCCGGATCGCGCCATGGCGGCCGCTGGCCTCGCGCGCTACCCGCGTGACCTGCGGCTCGCGATGCTGAACGAGGAGCCGGTCTACCGGCTGCTTGGCTGGGATGGCGAACGCAAGACCATATCGGCGGTCGACGGCCGCGCCGTCGATCACATCGCACCCGAACAGGCGCTTGCGGTCGCACGGCATCATCCCAATGCCGTGCGGCCCGAACTGAAGGCGACGGTGGAGCGCGACCAATGGAGCGTCACCGCACGGTTCGATCCGTTGCGGCCGTTTTATCTGGTTTCGCTCGGCGACCCCGATGGGACCGAGCTCTATATCTCCTCGCGCCACGGCGAGATCGCGCTCGACACCACGCAGACCGAGCGGGTCTGGAACTGGCTCGGATCGATCCCGCACTGGATCTACCCGACCGTCCTGCGCAAGGACGGCGCCACCTGGCGGCTGGTGGTGCTGTGGATTTCCGGCATCTGCATGGTGACGGCCGTGACCGGATTCTGGATCGGCATTTTGCGCATGCGGCTGCGCCGTCGCTACGCCAGCGGCGCGGTTACGCCGTATCGCGGCTGGATGGCCTGGCACCATATCGCGGGACTGATCGGCGGCGTCTTCGTGCTGACCTGGATGTTCAGCGGCTGGCTGTCGCTCAATCCCGGGGACTGGTTCGCCGGACGTGGAACGGCACGGGAGGCGGCGGTTCGCTTTGGCGGTAGCGACGGCCCGCATATGCCGGCCGAGTTTCTGTCGAAACCGCCGTTCGGTGAGCCGCGTCCTGCGGCCGTCGAAGCGCGCTTCGTCTGGCTCGGCGGCAAGCCGCTGGTGGTGTTGACCGGCCGCGACGGTGGACACCGGACGCTCGACCCGGCAACGGGCAACCCAGCACCGTTGTCGGAAGAGCGAATCTTCGAGGCCGCGCACCGGCTGATGCCGAACGCTGCCCTGACGATGCGGCAGCGTCTGGAAGCGCCCGACGCCTACTGGTATTCGCATCACCAGCAACGCGTGATGCCGGTGCTGCGGGCAGGGTTTGACGACGACGCCCACACCTGGTTTCACATCGATCCCACGACCGGCGATATATTGGGCCGCACCGACGACAGCCGCCGGACCTACCGCTGGCTGTTCAATGCGCTGCACAGTTTTGATTTTGCGCTGCTGATTCAATACCGACCGGCATGGGACGTTGTGGTGTGGCTGCTGTCGCTGTTTGGACTGATCGTCTCGGTGAGCGGCGTCGTGATCGGCTGGCGGCGTTTGCGGCACTAG
- the cobU gene encoding bifunctional adenosylcobinamide kinase/adenosylcobinamide-phosphate guanylyltransferase, which translates to MGRIILVTGGARSGKSAIAEARALSLAPHAIYIATAEARDAEMTARIAAHQARRGDNWRTHAEPLDLTGALAATDGEGPRLVDCLTLWLTNLMLGGHDWQAAGRTLVAALPAQADPVIFVTNEVGAGIVPDNALAREFRDAAGTLNQWVAAVADEVTLAVAGLPLKVK; encoded by the coding sequence ATGGGCAGGATCATTCTGGTGACGGGCGGCGCGCGTTCGGGCAAAAGCGCGATCGCCGAGGCGCGCGCGCTCAGCCTTGCGCCCCATGCCATCTACATCGCCACCGCCGAAGCCCGCGATGCCGAGATGACCGCGCGGATCGCGGCGCATCAGGCGCGGCGTGGCGACAACTGGCGCACCCATGCCGAGCCGCTCGATCTGACCGGCGCGCTGGCCGCGACGGACGGCGAGGGGCCGCGGCTGGTCGATTGCCTGACGCTGTGGCTGACCAACCTGATGCTCGGCGGCCATGACTGGCAGGCGGCCGGCCGCACGCTGGTGGCGGCGCTGCCGGCGCAGGCCGATCCGGTGATCTTCGTCACCAACGAGGTCGGCGCCGGCATCGTCCCTGACAATGCGCTGGCCCGCGAATTTCGCGACGCCGCCGGAACTCTCAACCAATGGGTTGCGGCGGTCGCCGACGAAGTGACCCTGGCGGTGGCCGGGTTGCCGCTCAAGGTGAAGTGA
- the serA gene encoding phosphoglycerate dehydrogenase yields the protein MVHSNRSALPQLSLPKDKIRVLLLEGVNDSAVQLIESAGYSNLTRLPKALDGDALHEAIKGVHLLGIRSRTQITPELIEAADRLIAIGCFSVGTNQVDLDAARRSGIPVFNAPFSNTRSVAELVIGEIVFLLRRIVSRSNGAHQGRWDKSADDSHEVRGKTLGIIGYGNIGSQLSNLAEAFGMRVVFYDHTDRLRHGNTEPTASLHELLAQSDVVTLHVPETPATNKMIGRDEIRAMKPGAFFINNSRGSVVDLDALAEALREGRLRGAAVDVFPVEPGSNAERFVTPLQGLENVILTPHIGGSTEEAQERIGAEVARKLVDYSDSGSTMGAVNFPQVQLPPRPSGTRFIQVQRNVPGMLGRLNEVLARHAVNIAAQYYETDHDVGYVVLDADASAADSQRVLADIRSLEGTIRARLLYEYKA from the coding sequence ATCGTGCACTCAAACCGTTCCGCTTTACCGCAACTCTCGCTGCCCAAGGACAAGATCCGGGTCCTGCTGCTCGAAGGCGTCAACGACAGCGCCGTGCAATTGATCGAGTCCGCCGGCTATTCCAACCTGACGCGGCTGCCCAAGGCGCTCGACGGCGATGCGCTGCACGAAGCCATCAAGGGCGTGCATCTCTTGGGCATCCGCTCCCGCACCCAGATCACCCCTGAATTGATCGAGGCGGCGGATCGTCTGATCGCCATCGGCTGCTTCAGCGTCGGTACCAACCAGGTCGATCTCGATGCGGCACGGCGCAGCGGCATTCCGGTGTTCAATGCGCCGTTTTCCAACACCCGAAGCGTGGCGGAACTGGTGATCGGGGAGATCGTCTTCCTGTTGCGCCGGATCGTCTCGCGTTCCAACGGCGCCCATCAGGGACGCTGGGACAAATCCGCCGACGACAGCCACGAGGTGAGGGGCAAGACGCTCGGTATTATCGGCTACGGCAATATCGGCTCGCAGCTCTCGAACCTGGCCGAAGCGTTCGGCATGCGGGTCGTATTCTACGATCACACCGACCGGCTTCGTCATGGCAACACCGAGCCGACGGCGAGCCTGCATGAGCTGCTGGCGCAGAGCGACGTCGTGACGCTGCATGTGCCGGAGACGCCTGCGACCAACAAGATGATCGGGCGCGACGAAATCCGGGCGATGAAGCCCGGCGCCTTTTTCATCAACAACAGCCGCGGCTCCGTGGTCGACCTCGACGCGCTGGCCGAGGCGCTGCGGGAAGGCAGGCTTCGTGGCGCCGCGGTCGACGTCTTTCCGGTCGAGCCGGGCTCGAATGCGGAGCGGTTCGTAACGCCGCTGCAGGGTCTGGAAAATGTCATCCTGACGCCGCACATCGGCGGTTCGACCGAAGAGGCGCAAGAGCGCATCGGTGCCGAAGTCGCGCGCAAGCTGGTCGATTACAGCGATTCCGGCTCGACGATGGGCGCGGTCAATTTTCCCCAGGTCCAGTTGCCGCCGCGGCCATCGGGAACACGGTTCATTCAGGTGCAGCGCAACGTGCCGGGCATGCTTGGCCGCCTGAACGAGGTGCTGGCGCGCCACGCCGTCAACATTGCCGCGCAATATTACGAGACCGACCACGACGTCGGCTATGTCGTGCTCGACGCCGATGCTTCCGCGGCCGACAGTCAGCGCGTGCTCGCGGACATCCGGTCGCTGGAAGGCACGATTCGCGCCCGGCTGCTCTACGAATACAAGGCGTAA
- a CDS encoding tripartite tricarboxylate transporter substrate-binding protein, producing the protein MKFVTRVLLALLLSPALPLCAQDFPHRPITMIVPFSAGGPGDVIARLLGSSMGGVLKQTVVIENVVGAGGTLGTNRVAKAEPDGYTLLLMHVGQATAPALYAKLPFDPIGDFAPIGMVTDVPMILVARANYPAKNLQELVAYVRTQGDKVTYGNVGLGSASHLCGLMFMSAIDTKLTPIYYKGGGPALNDIIAGHIDVYCDPATGPTPYIQAGTIPGFAITSKKRVPTLPNVPTATEAGLPKFDVTTWYGLYAPRNTPKPVVDALVDALQKALKDPPLVNRFAELSMTPVEPEQATPAALETLLKSETVRWGKIIKDAGITPQ; encoded by the coding sequence ATGAAGTTTGTAACCCGAGTTCTGCTGGCGCTGTTGCTGTCGCCGGCGCTGCCGCTATGTGCGCAGGATTTCCCGCACCGGCCGATCACGATGATCGTCCCCTTCTCGGCTGGCGGTCCCGGCGACGTGATCGCCCGGCTGCTCGGCAGCTCGATGGGCGGCGTGCTGAAGCAGACGGTGGTGATCGAGAACGTCGTCGGCGCCGGCGGTACGCTGGGCACCAACCGCGTCGCCAAGGCGGAACCGGACGGCTACACGCTGCTGCTGATGCATGTCGGCCAGGCCACCGCGCCTGCGCTCTACGCCAAACTGCCGTTCGATCCGATCGGCGACTTCGCGCCGATCGGGATGGTCACCGACGTGCCGATGATCCTGGTTGCCCGGGCGAACTATCCGGCCAAGAACCTGCAGGAACTGGTGGCCTATGTGCGCACCCAGGGCGACAAGGTCACCTACGGCAATGTCGGCCTCGGCTCAGCCTCGCACCTGTGCGGCCTGATGTTCATGAGCGCGATCGATACCAAGTTGACGCCGATCTACTACAAGGGCGGCGGCCCGGCTCTGAACGACATCATTGCCGGTCACATCGACGTCTATTGCGATCCGGCGACAGGACCAACGCCCTATATCCAGGCCGGGACCATCCCGGGCTTCGCCATCACCAGCAAGAAGCGGGTCCCGACCCTGCCCAACGTGCCGACGGCCACCGAGGCCGGCCTGCCGAAGTTCGACGTCACGACCTGGTACGGACTCTACGCGCCGCGCAACACGCCCAAGCCGGTGGTCGATGCGCTGGTTGATGCCCTGCAAAAGGCGCTGAAGGATCCACCGTTGGTCAACCGCTTCGCCGAACTCAGCATGACCCCGGTCGAACCGGAGCAAGCGACGCCGGCAGCACTTGAGACGCTCCTCAAAAGCGAAACCGTGCGATGGGGCAAGATCATCAAGGACGCCGGCATCACGCCGCAGTAG